CAAGATGCTCATACACACGAGTTCCCCCTATAGTCACGTTGCCAGCATTTAGATGCACAGACAAATCTGCATTACAGTCTAGAAGACTTAACTGGCCTGAATTGCATTTGCCATGGGCTAGTTTTCATACAATACTATTTTCAAAGGCTGAATGTAAATAATAAAGAATACGTTGTGGTAATTTGTATTCAAAGGACTGACAGGTGACAATTTCAAGTATGTGTCCTCTGAAACTGGTACTAGCACAGAAGGCTTGCTGACAATCATAGTCTACTTGTCTGGGTCATTCTCAATCAATTGTTGAATGTCACACCTGCTGGGTGTCATAAAGCTGCCTGGTGCTTGGAAATGCATTATTATGGGCATGGGTGAGAGCGCTATAAGGAGTGGTTGAAGTTTATAGCCCACAGCCCAGGGAGTTAGCTCTCTTTCTATGACATCTTATCCAGCTCTGGCTTTCGATGGCTTCATTGAGGCAAAGACATTTGTCCTTTTAAAACTTGGCTATTCTGTGTGCAGTAGAGCTCTAACGTGTTTCTTCTCTCACCCTGTTTCTCCAGGAGAACCAGAAGGACCAAGAGGTTCCCGTTCTGTCCAGGCCTATGGGGAAGGATTTCTACAAGGTCCTGGGTGTCGAGTCTGACTCCAATGAAGACGAAATCAAGAAGGCATACAGGAAGATGGCCCTGAAGTTTCACCCCGACAAGAACAGCGCTGCGGACGCCGCGGACAAGTTTAAGGAGATTGCAGAAGCTTATGAGATTCTGACCGACTCCAAGAAAAGGGTCATCTATGATCAGTTTGGAGAAGAAGGTGAGAGCCTTTCCTTTTTTCCCTTTGTCATTTGGCCGGCAAGTGTTGTTGTATCTAACAAAAATCTACAGCACCTGGTCCCCCTGAGAGCCAGCCCATTAGTCAGCCAGTGACAAGAAAGTGTTTATCAAACTTCAAAGTGCCACTATATAAATTTAGTAAGCCATCCAGAAGTGTTGAGCTAAATATACGAGTAATAACTTTGTCTCAGAGTGGGAGAGGAATACAAGATTAGACAAGATGGAAGGTCACACTTCTGCCTGAGTGAACTGTACTAACTGAAGTTGTCTTTTTTCTTTTGTGTCTCAGGTCTCAAGAACGGAGGCGGGGTGTCCATGGCAGGCAAAGAGAACAACCCCCATCACTATAGTTACCACGGCGATGCCCACGAGACCTTCTCAACATTCTTCCAGGGCTCCGACCACTTCGACATCTTCTTCGGGCCCGACGGCGAGGAGGAGCTTTTCAATCCCTTTAACCGTTTCACCTTCAGCAAAGGTGGTGGTTACCATGGTAACTACGGCCCCAACGGTGAGAAACTTCGTCGCGGGCGACGGCAGGGCGTGGCGGTGGTGCACGACCTCCTGGTGACCCTAGAAGAGGTGTTCCACGGCTGCTCTAAGCACATGAAGATCACGCGGCACCGCCTCAACCCAGACGGCCGCAGCCTTCGCACTGAGGACAAGGTCCTGAACGTGGTGGTGAaaaagggatggaaggagggtaCCAAGATCACCTTTCCCAGAGAGGGTGACGAGACGGCCAATAGCAAACCCGCTGACGTGGCCTTCATCC
The Oncorhynchus gorbuscha isolate QuinsamMale2020 ecotype Even-year linkage group LG20, OgorEven_v1.0, whole genome shotgun sequence DNA segment above includes these coding regions:
- the LOC124007363 gene encoding dnaJ homolog subfamily B member 5-like — its product is MVLIWTQFGVKTKNGKCKVRVMNRNDSSGSSSGENQKDQEVPVLSRPMGKDFYKVLGVESDSNEDEIKKAYRKMALKFHPDKNSAADAADKFKEIAEAYEILTDSKKRVIYDQFGEEGLKNGGGVSMAGKENNPHHYSYHGDAHETFSTFFQGSDHFDIFFGPDGEEELFNPFNRFTFSKGGGYHGNYGPNGEKLRRGRRQGVAVVHDLLVTLEEVFHGCSKHMKITRHRLNPDGRSLRTEDKVLNVVVKKGWKEGTKITFPREGDETANSKPADVAFILKDKKHPNYKRDGSNIVYTAKITLKEALCGCTVNVPTLDNRTMPLPCSDVIKPGAIRRLRGEGLPHAKTPTTRGDLVVEFQVAFPDRIPPQSKEIIKHSLIGC